The Aerosakkonema funiforme FACHB-1375 genome contains a region encoding:
- a CDS encoding ArsA family ATPase: MFSGKGGVGKTTLSCGFARRWAKLFPHEQILLISTDPAHSLGDVLQVKVEDKALPLDDLPNLSVRALDAGKLLLEFKAKYGKFLELLVERGSFVEGEDLTPVWDLNWPGLDELMGLLEIQRLLTEKVVDRVVVDMAPSGHTLNLLGIKDFLDVILNSLELFQEKHRVITQSFRGSYNADEVDNFLVQMKSELTEGKKLLQDGIFTTCLVVAIAEPMSLLETARFIDSLQTLKIPCGGLLINRILPQSNLDLDRYSEQQILLDKFLKLPGNHPIFVVPQQGIEPLGSKALDKIINQIEKIDRVTLAPPPPIEWPKKVLPSFNDFIAEERQLILIGGKGGVGKTTVAAAIGWGLANRYPDRNIRMISIDPAHSLGDAFGEKLSHEPTQLTPNLSGQEVNADIVLEQFRNDYLWELAEMISGEGSQTGAVKIAYSPEAWRQIVAQALPGIDEMLSLVTVMDLLDQKQQDLIILDTAPTGHLLRFLEMPTALGDWLAWIFKLWMKYQNVLGRVDLMGRLRNLRQQVMQAQKKLKDPRHTEFIGVVQAQAAIIAEQVRLTASLKKMGVSQRYVVHNRYSPDVKIEPGLFAEQTIVCLPSLPRSVEPLERIKGAANLLF, encoded by the coding sequence ATGTTTAGCGGGAAAGGTGGAGTCGGAAAAACTACTCTTTCTTGCGGGTTTGCGCGGCGTTGGGCTAAATTATTTCCCCACGAACAAATATTATTGATATCCACCGATCCTGCCCATTCTCTGGGAGACGTATTGCAAGTAAAAGTAGAAGATAAAGCTTTACCCTTAGACGATTTACCAAACTTGAGCGTCAGGGCTTTAGATGCGGGAAAATTACTCTTAGAATTTAAGGCAAAATACGGGAAATTTTTAGAACTTTTAGTCGAACGGGGAAGTTTTGTTGAAGGAGAGGATTTAACCCCTGTTTGGGATTTAAATTGGCCTGGTTTAGACGAATTAATGGGTTTGTTAGAAATTCAAAGATTGCTTACAGAAAAAGTAGTTGACAGAGTAGTGGTCGATATGGCTCCTTCCGGCCACACTTTAAACTTGTTGGGAATTAAAGATTTTTTAGATGTAATTTTAAATTCCCTGGAATTATTTCAAGAAAAACATCGGGTAATTACCCAAAGTTTTAGAGGCAGCTACAATGCAGATGAAGTCGATAACTTTTTAGTTCAGATGAAATCTGAATTAACAGAAGGGAAAAAATTGCTGCAAGACGGGATTTTTACTACTTGTTTGGTGGTGGCGATCGCCGAACCGATGAGCCTGCTAGAAACCGCAAGATTTATCGACAGCTTGCAAACCTTAAAAATCCCTTGTGGCGGATTGTTAATCAACCGAATTTTGCCTCAATCGAATTTAGACTTAGATCGCTACAGCGAACAACAAATTTTACTGGATAAATTCCTTAAACTCCCAGGAAATCATCCTATATTTGTTGTACCGCAACAAGGGATAGAACCTCTGGGAAGTAAAGCTTTAGATAAGATTATTAACCAAATTGAGAAAATCGATCGCGTCACCTTAGCGCCACCACCACCGATAGAATGGCCAAAAAAAGTTTTGCCCAGTTTCAATGATTTTATCGCAGAAGAACGCCAACTTATCCTCATTGGCGGAAAAGGTGGCGTGGGAAAAACCACCGTAGCAGCAGCAATTGGGTGGGGGCTAGCCAATCGCTATCCCGATCGAAATATCCGCATGATATCCATAGATCCCGCTCATTCCTTGGGAGATGCCTTTGGAGAAAAATTGAGCCACGAACCCACTCAATTAACTCCTAATTTAAGCGGTCAAGAAGTAAATGCCGATATCGTTTTAGAACAATTCCGCAACGACTACTTGTGGGAATTAGCCGAAATGATTAGCGGCGAAGGATCTCAGACAGGGGCAGTCAAAATTGCTTACAGTCCAGAAGCTTGGCGACAAATTGTAGCGCAAGCTTTACCCGGGATCGATGAAATGTTATCCTTAGTAACAGTAATGGATTTGTTAGACCAAAAGCAGCAAGATTTAATAATTTTAGATACCGCCCCAACAGGTCATCTGCTGCGCTTTTTGGAAATGCCAACTGCCTTGGGAGATTGGTTAGCTTGGATATTCAAATTGTGGATGAAATATCAAAATGTGTTGGGTCGGGTAGATTTAATGGGGCGGTTGCGAAATTTAAGGCAGCAAGTCATGCAAGCGCAGAAAAAATTAAAAGACCCCCGACACACAGAGTTTATTGGGGTTGTGCAAGCGCAAGCAGCAATTATTGCCGAACAAGTGCGATTAACAGCTTCTTTAAAAAAAATGGGAGTTTCCCAGCGCTATGTGGTGCATAACCGCTATAGCCCAGATGTAAAAATCGAGCCGGGATTGTTTGCCGAACAAACTATTGTTTGCTTACCAAGTTTACCTCGATCTGTAGAACCGTTAGAGCGAATTAAAGGGGCGGCAAATCTCCTATTTTAG
- a CDS encoding GvpL/GvpF family gas vesicle protein, whose amino-acid sequence MELYNLYSYAFLKTPTKALSLPIGIADRVGLISSGRISALVEPEVALESLRKDDALLIQAVLRHDRVIWEVFCQTALLPLRFGTSFLCKENLLTHLESYADEYLEKLSQLNGKGEYTLKFTPRKLEEPTIPSEVGGRQYFLAKKQRYQTQQDFHILQTAEWQNAVHLITEIYTSAIIVPSPGEESRIYLLVSRQDELLLEAHFCTWQRACPRWQLQLGEAAPPYHFI is encoded by the coding sequence ATGGAATTGTATAATCTCTATAGTTACGCTTTTTTGAAAACACCTACCAAGGCGCTAAGTTTACCCATCGGCATTGCCGATCGAGTCGGCTTGATTAGTAGCGGTAGAATCTCCGCTTTAGTCGAACCAGAAGTAGCTTTGGAATCACTCCGCAAAGACGACGCGCTATTAATTCAAGCGGTTTTACGCCACGACCGAGTTATCTGGGAGGTATTTTGCCAAACGGCACTTTTACCCTTGCGGTTCGGCACATCTTTTCTATGCAAAGAAAATTTGCTCACACATCTAGAATCTTATGCTGATGAATACCTAGAAAAGCTAAGCCAACTCAATGGTAAAGGTGAATACACTTTAAAATTTACTCCCCGAAAATTAGAGGAACCAACCATCCCCTCTGAAGTCGGGGGCAGACAGTATTTTTTGGCGAAGAAACAGCGCTACCAAACACAGCAAGATTTTCACATTCTCCAAACTGCGGAATGGCAAAATGCAGTTCATCTAATTACCGAGATATATACATCGGCCATTATCGTTCCATCTCCAGGTGAAGAATCGCGGATTTATCTTTTAGTCAGTCGCCAAGACGAACTATTACTTGAAGCACACTTTTGCACTTGGCAGAGAGCTTGTCCCCGTTGGCAATTACAACTAGGAGAAGCTGCGCCTCCTTATCACTTTATCTAA
- a CDS encoding gas vesicle protein: MQNIRPRSIIRPKISSMPRNKSEASKQLELYKLVTEQQRIQQEMVFMEQRMQQLKQRLTVLDNQIFSTKQTIEELHPVVPSNPKVRACPPMVTEFNNFQNFYLEY; the protein is encoded by the coding sequence ATGCAAAACATTCGCCCTCGTAGTATTATCCGGCCTAAAATTAGCAGTATGCCTCGCAATAAATCTGAGGCATCGAAACAGTTGGAGCTTTATAAGCTGGTAACGGAACAGCAGCGCATTCAGCAGGAAATGGTATTCATGGAACAGCGGATGCAACAGTTGAAACAACGGCTGACTGTTCTAGATAACCAGATTTTTAGTACCAAACAAACGATTGAAGAATTACATCCAGTAGTTCCCAGCAATCCTAAAGTTAGGGCTTGTCCGCCAATGGTTACTGAGTTCAATAATTTTCAAAATTTCTACCTAGAATATTAA
- a CDS encoding gas vesicle protein GvpG yields the protein MSLKLLLFPIMGPITGLAWIGQQIQERANTEYDATENLHKQLLALQLAFDIGDISEEEFEIQEEELLLKIQALSEESETAAEIV from the coding sequence ATGTCTCTGAAACTTTTACTATTTCCAATTATGGGGCCAATTACCGGTCTGGCATGGATAGGGCAACAAATTCAAGAACGTGCCAATACCGAATACGATGCCACAGAAAATTTGCACAAACAATTATTAGCTTTGCAGTTGGCATTTGATATTGGCGATATTTCTGAAGAAGAATTTGAAATTCAGGAAGAAGAACTATTGCTGAAGATTCAAGCATTGTCAGAAGAATCAGAAACAGCGGCAGAAATTGTCTAA
- the gvpF gene encoding gas vesicle protein GvpF, which produces MDCGLYLYGIFPDSMPEQLALEGMDKQPVYSTIIEGFTFLYSSAKQEKYLASRRNLICHERVLEQAMNEGFRTLLPLRFGMVIKTWETVIEQLTRPHQDKLKDLFAKLAGRREVSVKVLWDSKSELQALLSANKDLKQKRDAMEGKTMSMEEVIDIGQMIENGLLLRKQEVIQAFRDELNSLAKEVVENDPMTEEMIYNAAYLISWDAEAEFSDRVEAIDQKFGDRFRIRYNNFTAPYTFAQLF; this is translated from the coding sequence TGTGGTCTTTACCTATACGGCATTTTTCCTGACTCTATGCCGGAACAATTAGCCTTAGAAGGAATGGATAAGCAACCAGTATATAGCACGATTATTGAGGGGTTTACCTTTCTTTATTCGAGCGCTAAACAGGAAAAATACCTAGCTTCTCGACGCAATTTAATTTGTCATGAAAGAGTTTTAGAACAAGCGATGAATGAAGGGTTTCGTACTCTTCTACCTTTGCGCTTTGGGATGGTAATAAAAACTTGGGAAACTGTCATAGAACAATTGACTAGACCCCATCAGGATAAACTAAAAGATTTATTCGCTAAATTAGCGGGACGCCGAGAAGTTAGCGTTAAAGTTCTTTGGGATAGTAAGTCAGAATTGCAAGCGCTACTTTCTGCAAATAAAGACTTGAAACAAAAGCGCGATGCGATGGAAGGTAAAACTATGAGTATGGAGGAAGTCATTGATATCGGTCAAATGATTGAAAACGGTTTGTTGCTTCGCAAGCAGGAAGTAATTCAAGCTTTCCGAGATGAATTAAATTCTTTGGCTAAAGAAGTCGTGGAAAACGACCCGATGACCGAAGAAATGATTTACAACGCTGCTTATTTGATTTCTTGGGATGCGGAGGCTGAATTTAGCGATCGCGTCGAAGCTATTGACCAAAAATTTGGCGATCGCTTCAGAATTCGCTACAACAATTTTACCGCTCCTTATACATTCGCCCAACTTTTTTAA